The following are encoded in a window of Thalassotalea insulae genomic DNA:
- the recD gene encoding exodeoxyribonuclease V subunit alpha, whose protein sequence is MNLLTEPHAIKMPYARYSEASRQIAGIEAIDYFFARQFSQLLFSERQESGVNSQVNNIFHCFLALHMSLRAGHSCLPLKEIAGQLLGFASDENGVVSHQGYALPDIKSLTALFNELAIAPDAQQAIIFDGQRLYLRRYYLFEQTLLSYLSAQQNSADHIVIQDEKALAQCINRLFPANNQINDEIDWQKVAVANALNKTFSVIAGGPGTGKTYTVTKLLAALVSLSQAKALKMALVAPTGKAAQRLSESIVQAVAGFSDLLPADILQAIPTNSQTIHRLLGVIPHSPNFIFNQDNKLDLDVLLVDEVSMVDLPLMARLLSALPSRCRVILLGDAQQLPSVAAGSVLADLTPIKQTQYSAENQGYLSRVTQIQHIGRASKNSVDYLTYLTKSRRFDGQGGIGLLANAVINGESEQSWQLLQQAKAHQVPQLAWYDNSRLWLTQLVKQYYLPLQQASSIEQAFDWLSQFRILAATRSGETGVENLNAQVETILQQLSPALQTNTHAAQTGLYHAKPIMILENDYALGLYNGDIGLIWRNNAGHLMAMFEQSADNIQAVLPSRLPQFETVYAMTIHKTQGSEFGHVAIVLPKDPDNQLLSRELLYTGITRAKQQLTIDSHKAVWYQGVERQVIRYSGFQE, encoded by the coding sequence GTGAACCTGTTAACTGAGCCGCACGCGATTAAAATGCCCTATGCAAGATATAGCGAAGCAAGCAGGCAAATAGCCGGGATTGAAGCTATCGATTATTTTTTTGCCCGACAATTTAGTCAGTTGTTGTTCTCTGAACGCCAAGAATCTGGGGTAAATAGTCAGGTTAATAACATTTTTCATTGTTTTTTGGCACTTCATATGAGTTTACGTGCCGGTCATAGCTGTTTACCATTAAAAGAAATTGCCGGTCAGTTGTTAGGTTTTGCCAGTGATGAAAACGGTGTGGTTAGCCATCAGGGCTACGCCTTGCCAGATATCAAGAGCTTAACGGCGTTATTTAATGAACTGGCGATTGCACCGGATGCACAACAGGCGATTATATTTGATGGCCAAAGGCTTTATCTAAGGCGCTATTACCTGTTTGAACAAACCTTACTCAGTTATTTATCCGCGCAGCAAAATAGCGCTGACCATATTGTTATCCAAGATGAAAAAGCGTTAGCGCAATGCATTAATCGCTTATTTCCTGCTAATAACCAGATAAACGATGAAATAGACTGGCAAAAGGTCGCAGTGGCGAACGCATTAAATAAGACGTTTTCGGTGATCGCTGGGGGACCAGGTACAGGTAAAACTTATACCGTTACTAAATTACTGGCGGCATTGGTGAGTTTAAGTCAAGCGAAGGCGCTAAAAATGGCATTAGTGGCGCCCACGGGAAAGGCGGCACAACGGTTATCCGAGTCTATCGTTCAGGCCGTTGCTGGTTTTAGTGATTTATTGCCCGCCGATATTTTGCAGGCTATTCCAACTAACAGCCAGACCATACACAGGTTATTAGGTGTCATTCCACATTCGCCTAATTTTATCTTTAATCAGGATAATAAACTGGATCTCGACGTACTTCTGGTCGATGAAGTATCTATGGTGGATTTACCATTAATGGCAAGGTTATTAAGTGCGTTACCCAGTCGGTGTCGAGTGATTTTGCTAGGTGATGCCCAGCAATTACCTTCTGTTGCGGCAGGGAGTGTCTTAGCAGATCTGACGCCAATAAAACAAACCCAGTATAGTGCAGAAAACCAAGGTTATTTATCCAGAGTTACCCAAATACAACACATCGGGAGAGCCAGCAAAAATTCAGTGGATTATCTGACCTATTTAACGAAAAGTCGCCGTTTTGATGGTCAAGGGGGGATTGGCTTACTCGCTAATGCTGTGATTAATGGAGAAAGTGAACAGAGCTGGCAATTATTGCAGCAAGCAAAAGCGCATCAAGTGCCTCAGTTGGCTTGGTATGATAACTCCCGTCTATGGTTAACTCAGTTAGTAAAACAATATTATTTGCCATTACAACAAGCATCCTCTATTGAACAGGCTTTTGATTGGCTAAGTCAGTTTAGAATTCTAGCTGCAACTCGTAGCGGGGAAACGGGTGTTGAAAATTTAAATGCACAAGTAGAAACTATTTTACAACAGCTGTCGCCAGCATTGCAGACAAATACCCATGCGGCGCAGACAGGCTTGTATCACGCTAAACCTATTATGATTTTAGAAAATGATTATGCCTTAGGTTTATACAATGGCGATATTGGTTTGATATGGCGCAACAATGCCGGGCATTTAATGGCAATGTTTGAACAATCGGCAGATAATATTCAGGCGGTGTTACCGAGCCGTTTACCGCAATTTGAAACTGTTTATGCGATGACGATTCATAAAACTCAGGGCAGTGAATTTGGACATGTCGCAATAGTTTTACCTAAAGACCCTGATAATCAGTTATTATCACGCGAGTTGTTATATACAGGGATCACCCGGGCGAAACAACAGTTAACGATAGATAGTCATAAAGCAGTGTGGTATCAAGGGGTTGAGCGTCAGGTGATCCGTTATTCAGGTTTTCAAGAATGA
- the recB gene encoding exodeoxyribonuclease V subunit beta, which translates to MTEHTHNNDISGQNLVAHQLPLTGIHLIEASAGTGKTFNITRIYLRLLLERQLTVQQILVMTFTKDATEELRGRIDSFIRLALNQWHQLVESDDYFKEIAQKVDHQQAMLALKQALLYLDEAAIFTIHGFCKRVLNQYAFESGIAFNAQMEGEQQLLVTQAVQDWYRQLANDVDAFNQVVAFWPTPEKFVSDFAKAINQDSRLQLDDSNQLIAEFTQSITQAIDALTDNQAILFEHLVTGKTKAEQEKRSGEYQALLDWLTDAKDDHRSIEQSMPDGFIDGRRFSRSIAKQQLKEIFIPVNQVKQSAKSLFTEIARREALAVAKVGIEQVRAQIKQEKQRLNLLTFDDLVSTLAQHLSCQQGQGLADSLFQQYPYGLIDEFQDTDPAQLSIVKAIYFQRNSGSLFMIGDPKQAIYGFRGGDIFAYMSARKQCDYQWLMDTNWRSTQAMINGYNRLFYGNALDQSPRDVFKYQIPYHPVKPSPKALAQQRDNEQSTAALQLVYFRPETKNKQVAQSFRAEMATWCANEIVALLTDKTQQIEARDIALLVRDGTEAKEIKQALFNAGLASVYLSDRANLLHSEQTAQLIQLLKGILFLENERLFCAGLASPLLPYPAQALYQLQNDDLAWQEMKVTFSHLREQWLNKGFITMALQLLHQHLEISGDNSERCLTNLLHLFELLQTASQRHKQPQELLYWFEQQSQAEFPELESELRLESEENLIRIITQHGSKGLEYPIVFVPFASRYKDPLKFGNRNLSLIEYHNDQGELVLSLTGSSQARQAMTAEAHAETIRLLYVAVTRAERKCYLLMTEFDKAYLSPIGLTCQWQKETDIAQNLQQLVNDQPEDIALAIINEPLTPNHIGVIEQDIIEVSAAEFHGKIERDWWLSSFTALSRNIRDNGVSSPDRDNQLELDVAEADAQSLLSSQQLRFALTKGANTGNLLHYILEHINFAEPNWPTVLQWAKVKYGDLPSGFDDHDLAHWLEQALSTPLSLQDNAFTLASIAPDKILKEAEFYFPLANADVRRLSQLLTVHRKAGADKSATDTIDLYQQPFMIALYRQLKGMMHGFIDLIFEYQGKYYLADYKSNHLGDQYHDYQPELLKIDIERHNYDLQYMIYSLALHRYLAVTLENYQPAEHFGGVYYCYLRGMSNESQHQGCGVYYRNISVNELEQLDAIFAGSDSKQDANNEYQEKV; encoded by the coding sequence ATGACTGAACATACGCATAATAACGACATCAGCGGGCAGAACCTGGTTGCACATCAGTTGCCACTAACAGGCATTCATCTGATAGAAGCGAGTGCTGGTACAGGTAAAACCTTTAATATTACCCGTATCTATTTACGCTTATTACTGGAGCGGCAATTAACGGTTCAGCAAATTCTGGTGATGACTTTTACAAAAGATGCTACCGAAGAGTTACGCGGCCGAATCGACAGCTTTATTCGTCTGGCGCTTAATCAATGGCATCAGTTAGTTGAGAGTGATGATTATTTTAAGGAAATAGCGCAAAAAGTTGATCATCAGCAGGCGATGCTTGCACTTAAGCAGGCGCTGTTATATCTGGATGAAGCGGCCATTTTTACCATACATGGTTTTTGTAAACGTGTCCTTAATCAGTATGCCTTTGAAAGCGGTATTGCATTTAATGCGCAGATGGAAGGTGAGCAACAACTGCTGGTAACTCAGGCAGTGCAGGACTGGTATCGGCAACTGGCCAATGACGTTGACGCTTTTAATCAAGTGGTTGCTTTTTGGCCGACGCCGGAAAAGTTTGTCAGTGATTTTGCTAAGGCAATCAATCAGGATAGTCGGTTACAGCTAGATGATAGCAACCAGCTAATTGCCGAGTTTACTCAAAGCATAACGCAAGCAATTGATGCATTGACCGACAATCAGGCGATATTGTTTGAGCACTTAGTAACAGGTAAAACTAAAGCAGAGCAAGAAAAGCGCAGTGGTGAATATCAAGCGTTACTGGATTGGCTTACTGACGCTAAAGATGACCACCGCAGTATAGAACAATCGATGCCTGATGGTTTTATAGATGGTCGACGTTTTAGCCGCTCAATTGCGAAACAACAACTTAAAGAGATTTTTATACCAGTTAATCAGGTAAAACAATCAGCGAAGTCGTTATTTACTGAAATTGCCCGGCGCGAGGCGTTAGCGGTGGCAAAAGTCGGGATTGAGCAGGTTCGTGCGCAAATTAAACAAGAAAAACAGCGCTTAAATTTACTGACTTTTGATGATTTAGTGTCAACATTGGCACAGCATTTATCTTGTCAGCAAGGGCAAGGCTTAGCGGATAGTTTATTTCAGCAATACCCTTATGGTTTAATCGATGAATTTCAGGATACGGATCCCGCACAGTTATCCATTGTCAAAGCGATTTATTTTCAACGAAACTCAGGCTCGCTATTTATGATCGGTGATCCTAAACAGGCGATCTATGGTTTTCGGGGGGGAGATATATTTGCTTATATGTCAGCGAGAAAACAGTGTGACTATCAATGGTTGATGGATACCAACTGGCGTTCTACCCAAGCGATGATAAATGGCTATAATCGCTTATTTTACGGTAATGCACTGGATCAGAGTCCGCGCGATGTCTTTAAATATCAGATCCCATACCATCCAGTAAAACCGTCACCAAAAGCGTTAGCCCAACAGCGGGATAATGAGCAAAGCACAGCCGCATTACAATTGGTTTATTTTCGTCCTGAAACCAAGAATAAGCAGGTTGCACAAAGCTTTCGCGCCGAAATGGCGACCTGGTGTGCCAATGAAATTGTCGCGTTATTAACGGATAAAACGCAGCAAATTGAGGCAAGGGATATTGCGCTATTGGTGCGGGATGGCACTGAAGCAAAAGAGATCAAACAGGCATTATTTAATGCCGGGCTTGCTTCGGTTTATTTAAGCGATCGAGCAAACTTACTACACAGTGAGCAAACGGCGCAGTTAATCCAGTTATTAAAAGGAATTTTGTTTTTAGAAAATGAACGATTATTTTGTGCTGGTTTAGCATCGCCATTATTGCCATATCCTGCCCAAGCTTTATATCAATTGCAAAATGATGATCTGGCGTGGCAGGAAATGAAAGTGACTTTTAGTCATTTACGTGAACAATGGCTTAATAAAGGCTTTATTACCATGGCGTTACAGTTGCTGCATCAGCATCTGGAGATCTCAGGGGATAATAGTGAGCGTTGTTTAACGAATTTATTACATTTATTTGAATTACTACAAACGGCGAGTCAACGTCATAAACAGCCACAGGAATTACTTTATTGGTTTGAACAACAGAGTCAGGCGGAATTCCCTGAACTGGAAAGTGAACTCAGGTTAGAAAGTGAAGAAAATCTGATCCGTATTATTACCCAGCATGGCTCTAAAGGATTGGAATATCCGATAGTGTTTGTGCCATTTGCCAGTCGTTATAAAGATCCGCTTAAATTTGGTAATCGAAACCTGTCATTAATTGAATATCATAATGATCAAGGGGAGCTGGTGTTAAGTCTTACCGGTTCATCGCAAGCACGGCAGGCGATGACAGCAGAAGCTCATGCCGAAACGATACGCTTACTTTATGTCGCGGTAACTAGGGCAGAGCGCAAATGTTATCTCTTAATGACTGAATTTGACAAAGCCTATTTATCGCCGATCGGCCTGACTTGTCAATGGCAAAAGGAGACGGATATCGCGCAAAATTTACAGCAGTTGGTAAACGATCAACCAGAGGATATCGCTTTAGCAATAATCAATGAACCGTTAACGCCAAATCATATCGGGGTGATTGAACAAGATATCATAGAGGTTAGTGCGGCAGAATTTCACGGTAAAATTGAACGAGACTGGTGGTTGTCATCATTTACTGCTTTAAGCAGAAATATTCGAGATAACGGGGTTTCATCACCGGACAGAGATAATCAACTAGAGCTTGATGTTGCGGAAGCTGATGCACAAAGTTTGCTATCTAGCCAACAATTAAGGTTTGCTTTAACCAAGGGAGCGAATACCGGTAATTTACTGCATTATATTCTTGAACACATTAATTTTGCTGAACCAAATTGGCCGACGGTGTTGCAGTGGGCCAAGGTTAAATATGGGGATTTACCATCTGGCTTTGACGATCATGATTTAGCTCATTGGCTGGAACAGGCATTATCAACACCATTAAGTTTGCAAGATAATGCGTTTACCTTAGCGTCGATAGCGCCAGATAAAATATTAAAGGAAGCAGAGTTTTATTTTCCTCTCGCTAATGCTGACGTTAGACGCTTATCGCAATTGCTAACAGTGCACAGAAAGGCAGGGGCAGATAAAAGTGCGACAGATACAATCGACCTATATCAACAGCCATTTATGATAGCGCTTTATCGTCAATTAAAAGGTATGATGCATGGCTTTATTGATTTGATCTTTGAATATCAAGGCAAATATTATCTTGCCGATTATAAATCAAACCACTTAGGCGACCAGTATCATGATTATCAACCTGAGCTGTTAAAAATAGATATTGAGCGTCACAATTATGATTTGCAATACATGATTTATAGTCTGGCATTGCATCGTTATTTAGCGGTTACACTCGAAAATTATCAGCCTGCGGAGCATTTTGGTGGTGTCTACTATTGCTACTTGCGCGGTATGTCGAATGAAAGTCAACACCAAGGTTGTGGGGTTTATTACCGCAATATTAGCGTCAACGAACTTGAGCAACTTGATGCTATTTTTGCTGGCTCTGACAGTAAACAGGACGCTAACAATGAATATCAGGAGAAAGTGTGA
- a CDS encoding DUF3087 family protein — protein sequence MQLEEINKTRYRQHLNRVIIGFILVFALLSLGFSSVLISLFSEQGVNVIMADGTGETSSNFKYNFLGVMLALLACAAILHSLKSHAYFKEIYYVWQAKQVQNLIYRKLKKIKVAAFENNDVNAMIILNYYYASLKQVYLLDDNTLTLTKVTKEHQQLIDLIERNNIDVNGQPFNKTMLNVY from the coding sequence ATGCAGTTAGAAGAAATAAATAAAACACGTTATCGGCAACATCTAAATCGCGTGATTATCGGCTTTATTTTAGTTTTTGCGTTGTTATCCTTAGGCTTTAGTAGTGTACTGATCAGTTTGTTTTCCGAACAAGGGGTCAATGTAATAATGGCTGATGGGACCGGAGAAACCAGCAGCAATTTTAAATATAACTTTCTTGGTGTGATGCTGGCATTACTTGCTTGTGCGGCAATTTTACATAGTCTGAAATCGCATGCATATTTTAAAGAAATCTATTATGTTTGGCAGGCAAAGCAAGTACAGAATTTAATTTATCGTAAATTGAAAAAAATTAAAGTAGCTGCTTTTGAAAATAATGATGTTAATGCGATGATTATTTTGAATTATTATTATGCTTCATTGAAACAAGTGTATTTACTTGATGATAATACCTTAACCCTAACTAAGGTTACCAAGGAGCATCAACAATTAATCGACCTAATAGAAAGAAACAACATTGATGTTAACGGTCAACCATTTAATAAAACCATGCTCAATGTA